In one window of Pieris brassicae chromosome 10, ilPieBrab1.1, whole genome shotgun sequence DNA:
- the LOC123715594 gene encoding transcription initiation factor TFIID subunit 4 isoform X2 produces MQPPLVIKQGTTTGQVMQSGMMTVPMTVNSSISNTIPNVMTINKPGGQNVVVTTQNVGSGQQSIIPNVQIINTRPGAPSVSAQKSVATVSPRVVIGTPQVVGARAAVPGHPGVVTASTSVAVPQMATQLPASAPSAQATSAQTAHSAAQSAPPSSAPQAPVVTTQKPLDNTKEKCRNFLANLLDLSSKEPKSVERNVRNLIQELIDAQVEPEEFCDRLERLLNASPQPCLIGFLKKSLPLLRQSMCTKELVIEGINPPSPHVAFAPPALAQPALAANVQMQKATGKPGGSIAVLQNIPLHTKINVTKVGKTMTVNSKANFARPGNPSAALSTVLTPGKSLLKDKEKKSTLQFTQPFGDDKMTGDDDINDVAAMGGVNLAEETQRILGSTELIGTQIRSIKDEYLVPMGIMQNRVKAVIGKHGLEDASAEVSSLVCHAVHERLKSLLEKLAVVAQQRSDLLIKTDSCYDVTQDVKGQLKFLEELDRVDRKRREDSEREILLRAAKSRSKNEDPEQAKLKAKAKEMQRAELEELRQREANLTALQAIGPRKKARLDGPADGGVGAPGNNSFPGRSQLALRTRLKRINLRDMIFLLEQERDTAYTSLLFRSYLR; encoded by the exons ATGCAGCCACCACTTGTGATAAAGCAGGGCACAACAACAGGACAAGTCATGCAATCTGGGATGATGACTGTACCTATGACAGTTAACTCGAGCATTTCAAACACAATTCCCAATGTTATGACTATTAATAAACCAGGAGGACAAAATGTAGTAGTAACAACACAGAATGTGGGATCTGGACAACAATCCATTATTCCAAATGTTCAGATAATCAATACACGACCCGGAGCTCCATCCGTTTCTGCTCAAAAGTCAGTTGCAACAGTCTCCCCACGAGTTGTCATTGGAACTCCACAAGTGGTGGGGGCTAGAGCGGCTGTTCCTGGT CACCCTGGCGTGGTGACGGCGTCGACGAGCGTCGCGGTGCCACAGATGGCAACGCAGCTCCCTGCGTCCGCTCCCTCCGCCCAGGCCACGTCCGCCCAGACCGCCCACTCCGCAGCTCAAAGCGCTCCGCCTTCCTCGGCTCCGCAGGCCCCTGTCGTCACCACTCAG AAACCTTTGGACAACACAAAGGAGAAGTGCCGAAACTTTCTGGCGAACCTGTTGGATCTTTCGAGTAAGGAGCCCAAGTCGGTGGAGAGGAACGTGAGGAACCTCATACAGGAGCTCATCGACGCTCAGGTGGAACCCGAGGAGTTCTGCGATCGACTCGAGAGGCTCTTGAATGCCAGTCCGCAGCCGTGCCTCATAGGCTTCTTAAAG AAAAGCTTGCCCCTGCTGCGCCAGTCCATGTGCACCAAGGAGCTGGTGATCGAGGGTATCAACCCCCCCTCCCCGCACGTAGCTTTCGCACCGCCCGCTCTGGCGCAGCCCGCGCTCGCCGCCAACGTACAAATG CAAAAAGCGACGGGCAAACCCGGGGGCTCCATAGCGGTGTTGCAGAACATTCCACTTCATACCAAGATCAACGTGACGAAAGTCGGCAAAACGATGACGGTGAACAGCAAAGCGAACTTCGCGAGGCCCGGAAATCCCTCGGCGGCCCTCTCCACCGTCCTCACGCCCGGAAAGTCTCTGCTCAAGGACAAGGAGAAGAAGTCCACTCTGCAGTTCACTCAGCCCTTCGGCGACGACAAGATGACCGGGGACGACGACATCAACGACGTGGCGGCCATGGGAGGCGTCAACCTGGCCGAGGAGACTCAAAGGATTCTGGGTTCCACGGAACTCATCGGCACTCAGATAAG GTCAATAAAAGACGAGTACTTGGTGCCAATGGGCATAATGCAGAACCGGGTGAAGGCCGTCATCGGAAAGCACGGCCTGGAAGACGCGTCGGCCGAGGTGAGCAGCCTCGTATGTCACGCCGTCCACGAGAGACTCAAGAGCCTGCTGGAGAAGCTGGCCGTCGTCGCCCAGCAGAGGAGCGATCTCTTGATCAAGACCGACTCCTGTTACGACGTGACCCAGGACGTGAAGGGTCAGTTAAAGTTCCTGGAGGAGCTGGACCGCGTGGACCGGAAGAGGAGGGAGGACTCCGAGAGGGAGATCCTTCTCAGGGCCGCCAAGTCGCGCTCCAAGAACGAGGATCCGGAACAGGCCAAGTTGAAGGCCAAG GCGAAGGAAATGCAGCGAGCCGAGCTGGAAGAGCTGCGGCAGCGAGAGGCCAACCTGACCGCCCTGCAGGCCATCGGGCCCAGGAAGAAGGCCAGGCTCGACGGACCGGCGGACGGCGGAGTCGGCGCTCCGGGGAACAACTCTTTC CCGGGTCGCAGTCAACTGGCCCTGAGGACTCGACTGAAGCGCATCAACCTGCGAGACATGATCTTCCTTCTGGAGCAAGAGCGAGACACGGCGTACACGTCTCTTCTGTTTCGGAGCTACCTGAGATGA
- the LOC123715594 gene encoding transcription initiation factor TFIID subunit 4 isoform X1: protein MQPPLVIKQGTTTGQVMQSGMMTVPMTVNSSISNTIPNVMTINKPGGQNVVVTTQNVGSGQQSIIPNVQIINTRPGAPSVSAQKSVATVSPRVVIGTPQVVGARAAVPGITLQTLQSLQQGQQGHLLLKTENGQYQLLRVGPAPAGSTLTAPQPQTLRLSTVPAHPGVVTASTSVAVPQMATQLPASAPSAQATSAQTAHSAAQSAPPSSAPQAPVVTTQKPLDNTKEKCRNFLANLLDLSSKEPKSVERNVRNLIQELIDAQVEPEEFCDRLERLLNASPQPCLIGFLKKSLPLLRQSMCTKELVIEGINPPSPHVAFAPPALAQPALAANVQMQKATGKPGGSIAVLQNIPLHTKINVTKVGKTMTVNSKANFARPGNPSAALSTVLTPGKSLLKDKEKKSTLQFTQPFGDDKMTGDDDINDVAAMGGVNLAEETQRILGSTELIGTQIRSIKDEYLVPMGIMQNRVKAVIGKHGLEDASAEVSSLVCHAVHERLKSLLEKLAVVAQQRSDLLIKTDSCYDVTQDVKGQLKFLEELDRVDRKRREDSEREILLRAAKSRSKNEDPEQAKLKAKAKEMQRAELEELRQREANLTALQAIGPRKKARLDGPADGGVGAPGNNSFPGRSQLALRTRLKRINLRDMIFLLEQERDTAYTSLLFRSYLR, encoded by the exons ATGCAGCCACCACTTGTGATAAAGCAGGGCACAACAACAGGACAAGTCATGCAATCTGGGATGATGACTGTACCTATGACAGTTAACTCGAGCATTTCAAACACAATTCCCAATGTTATGACTATTAATAAACCAGGAGGACAAAATGTAGTAGTAACAACACAGAATGTGGGATCTGGACAACAATCCATTATTCCAAATGTTCAGATAATCAATACACGACCCGGAGCTCCATCCGTTTCTGCTCAAAAGTCAGTTGCAACAGTCTCCCCACGAGTTGTCATTGGAACTCCACAAGTGGTGGGGGCTAGAGCGGCTGTTCCTGGT ATAACGCTGCAAACACTTCAAAGTCTACAACAGGGACAGCAGGGTCATTTGTTGTTAAAGACAGAGAATGGTCAATACCAGTTGCTGAGGGTGGGTCCGGCACCGGCTGGCAGCACCCTCACGGCACCTCAGCCGCAGACCCTCCGGCTGTCAACTGTGCCGGCA CACCCTGGCGTGGTGACGGCGTCGACGAGCGTCGCGGTGCCACAGATGGCAACGCAGCTCCCTGCGTCCGCTCCCTCCGCCCAGGCCACGTCCGCCCAGACCGCCCACTCCGCAGCTCAAAGCGCTCCGCCTTCCTCGGCTCCGCAGGCCCCTGTCGTCACCACTCAG AAACCTTTGGACAACACAAAGGAGAAGTGCCGAAACTTTCTGGCGAACCTGTTGGATCTTTCGAGTAAGGAGCCCAAGTCGGTGGAGAGGAACGTGAGGAACCTCATACAGGAGCTCATCGACGCTCAGGTGGAACCCGAGGAGTTCTGCGATCGACTCGAGAGGCTCTTGAATGCCAGTCCGCAGCCGTGCCTCATAGGCTTCTTAAAG AAAAGCTTGCCCCTGCTGCGCCAGTCCATGTGCACCAAGGAGCTGGTGATCGAGGGTATCAACCCCCCCTCCCCGCACGTAGCTTTCGCACCGCCCGCTCTGGCGCAGCCCGCGCTCGCCGCCAACGTACAAATG CAAAAAGCGACGGGCAAACCCGGGGGCTCCATAGCGGTGTTGCAGAACATTCCACTTCATACCAAGATCAACGTGACGAAAGTCGGCAAAACGATGACGGTGAACAGCAAAGCGAACTTCGCGAGGCCCGGAAATCCCTCGGCGGCCCTCTCCACCGTCCTCACGCCCGGAAAGTCTCTGCTCAAGGACAAGGAGAAGAAGTCCACTCTGCAGTTCACTCAGCCCTTCGGCGACGACAAGATGACCGGGGACGACGACATCAACGACGTGGCGGCCATGGGAGGCGTCAACCTGGCCGAGGAGACTCAAAGGATTCTGGGTTCCACGGAACTCATCGGCACTCAGATAAG GTCAATAAAAGACGAGTACTTGGTGCCAATGGGCATAATGCAGAACCGGGTGAAGGCCGTCATCGGAAAGCACGGCCTGGAAGACGCGTCGGCCGAGGTGAGCAGCCTCGTATGTCACGCCGTCCACGAGAGACTCAAGAGCCTGCTGGAGAAGCTGGCCGTCGTCGCCCAGCAGAGGAGCGATCTCTTGATCAAGACCGACTCCTGTTACGACGTGACCCAGGACGTGAAGGGTCAGTTAAAGTTCCTGGAGGAGCTGGACCGCGTGGACCGGAAGAGGAGGGAGGACTCCGAGAGGGAGATCCTTCTCAGGGCCGCCAAGTCGCGCTCCAAGAACGAGGATCCGGAACAGGCCAAGTTGAAGGCCAAG GCGAAGGAAATGCAGCGAGCCGAGCTGGAAGAGCTGCGGCAGCGAGAGGCCAACCTGACCGCCCTGCAGGCCATCGGGCCCAGGAAGAAGGCCAGGCTCGACGGACCGGCGGACGGCGGAGTCGGCGCTCCGGGGAACAACTCTTTC CCGGGTCGCAGTCAACTGGCCCTGAGGACTCGACTGAAGCGCATCAACCTGCGAGACATGATCTTCCTTCTGGAGCAAGAGCGAGACACGGCGTACACGTCTCTTCTGTTTCGGAGCTACCTGAGATGA
- the LOC123715593 gene encoding protein virilizer, which translates to MATERADLLFFDTFSHDASEELNLDLVQFPKSVFVTEIRIIPLGARVEGDFPGGVRLGATNPTKFHIDFFVNDLGKPGACTFEALGSLDYCQNGQIHMECSTEVEQARIPTDGLVLRGCYTTITLAVYGHLTQVLPETQSAVNPPPNIQRPVCREVAALPANVPQSSDWSQDGTNPIPSYTSNVAAANPENYDASTYPENYENPMYRADYYDNNEQPKDPRTYHHLEDNEWEKDRHDLSCEREPDRIRHSPRSLELDRERRDVRSRRRSLDRGRSRETSRHRDHSHDIDRMDRSRSRSRDREYVGKGEYRISRSRSRSLERDWERGTYKKDDYRRRGPSYERSRGGSFERSPYDKRAPSYERKVPYDKGTYEKRISPYDKRSSSYERRGPSPYGKRHSPYRVRGSSYGSRSPSRDDSRKRPRTPPGGRPLSPREGEGSPINSLRSEEGDYDRSGKQIPRVDFYHQSYRHKTSIRSPSQEGDNTFVEQQHSSLVTVPIVDNAMKAIESPVRNVEDKSMDGEQFEPILSDEDICDDLEGSSYMDAEYDVNEYDGVDDVIKYYNPFKEEWKKYQAVNKIYTLPDKGAVGGAKNVLTATFDELCDVCADLFKMSEITKSTQKRDQRFFSSTFPDIDNACKEEWVHLCEQLFVSLTNLCKDTDVILRIFRAYSRSDEPDEFSNIYNMLVTFCKIGLNFELALSHQQPTYKIRHMKCGIRLAEALMSHRHNGQVMKLLLSTGIDIPMLLLEIYSKEYMALSIRLMILKALNACLSSKASVDHFMQEAVFPKFNKNESDINRKPTNGYRVLIAMMENNPLARLKFSISALIKKLNVYELLGKLNDLVLKLNSKNEGIQTECDLSEADTEFIVHSLEEILFTFRTECFHLSQPKRFLPASAHFEINKECSNGTLLEFFSIHRFLETCLFLLTCPSTCNNLVVTCRIHDLIYEMINSHEGLMYLYKNMASSEIFFKMLTHPYSQQGNEETSYPLDANLSNYSELQVIGLELAYRLKALYYLEAISDIQAGKGDDNEIIDRLQYLYCLSFGSVGKTAVPDVIVMADNADCLMSVFEYNLKSKSKIESPSKQKSPAKGYAIELIVSAIRYSANVQFLKKYGQRLINVCRDHDRFEPSVSSVLQEALPYLKPIEKPAVLAGEDLAECVDILKNSLEHSPDLPGELMTCLRILRHFCVSDYDTKANIVCESPTDEYVELKYKYNVLQLFSLDGVAYLAGILDKLATHFEQPSMHTSFFASVKGLQLAQILVPCLRLLDEMLARVVRCRGPRCRDITAAPILLKTYGLAKSYPLGCIGHRTATKAAEASVRALLAYAQPIADDAKDGDSIRRGPWTSLCSEVISYTMTAPYTFVPGLLIFSELLPLPLPIQTKVPPSDRELADASNERRLWSAHLHALTNDLTDMIQIICMSTYRPVVHMLRRVCIQIADLAPNTAATVAKAAVGAVLREIKEGDPASADMARVLGFLACLVSHAPVKCAVIYGMSNGPKANELQTALCGLLSSSHASNDHAAAQEYAAHTLAALCDAEVTLTPLTAASDTVLANSLPNKEALNAFLDATAECLGSVTKSTSVASSILRSYYVLTEHDYGFQHFRKYVAKRRDCSNKFFKWVVEGVGEDKAECLNLYMDLIKVLRSEEGVGPLGRKGVLTPTDVADMVGYTAGAEDHPITSLEKILKERNADEEAISNANFLYATLQKLPEAEVAIPSSDPPEHLTAPEPLVTQFGSRQVYTLDCGDERLTGGYWLNVPVAGDDDVNDTELVPCDVLEMANSYLSTGGGEALAAAVRRLAGCLDARPDPLQLPADDKRPAVALSRVRGEGGADAFRSRPPNTSRPPSLHVDDFTALHQPYAPNTRGVRRGAAPDRGRFASSAPHQHYRQLRGRGAWEMGAQHFGHFPPAQYMMGGAGWGGGRMQRGPRHRSFMR; encoded by the exons ATGGCTACAGAGAGGGCAGATCTTCTCTTCTTTGATACTTTCTCTCATGATGCCAGtgag gaATTGAATTTGGATTTGGTTCAGTTTCCTAAATCAGTTTTTGTAACTGAAATCCGCATTATACCTCTTGGTGCTCGTGTGGAAGGAGATTTTCCCGGTGGTGTTAGACTTGGAGCCACTAACCCAACCAAATTTCACATTGACTTCTTTGTTAATGATCTGGGTAAGCCAGGTGCATGTACATTTGAAGCTCTGGGAAGTTTGGACTATTGTCAGAATGGACAAATTCATATGGAGTGTAGCACAGAAGTAGAACAAGCAAGAATACCAACAGATGGCCTAGTTTTAAGAG gCTGCTATACAACTATCACACTGGCAGTATATGGTCATTTAACTCAGGTACTGCCTGAAACACAATCTGCTGTGAATCCTCCTCCAAACATACAAAGACCAGTCTGTAGAGAAGTTGCGGCTTTACCTGCAAATGTGCCCCAATCATCAGACTGGAGTCAAGATGGTACTAATCCCATTCCATCATATACTAGCAATGTTGCTGCCGCTAACCCTGAAAACTATGATGCCAGTACATACCCTGAAAACTACGAAAACCCCATGTACAGAGCtgattattatgataataatgaGCAACCAAAAGACCCTAGAACTTATCATCATTTGGAGGATAATGAGTGGGAAAAAGATAGGCACGATTTGAGCTGTGAAAGGGAGCCAGATAGGATCAGACATAGCCCCAGATCTTTGGAACTTGACCGAGAAAGGCGCGACGTACGAAGCAGGCGACGCTCTCTGGACAGGGGGCGAAGCAGAGAGACTTCCAGACACCGAGATCACAGTCATGACATAGATAGAATGGACCGTTCTAGATCGAGAAGCCGTGATAGAGAGTACGTTGGAAAGGGAGAGTATCGCATAAGCCGTTCCAGGTCCAGGAGTTTAGAACGAGACTGGGAACGCGGCACTTACAAGAAAGATGATTACCGACGCCGTGGCCCTTCATATGAAAGATCACGTGGTGGTTCATTCGAACGGTCTCCATACGATAAAAGAGCGCCTTCTTATGAACGCAAAGTACCCTACGACAAAGGGACTTATGAGAAACGAATTTCTCCATATGATAAAAGAAGCTCGTCTTACGAACGCCGCGGCCCTTCTCCTTATGGAAAGAGACATTCTCCGTACCGCGTACGAGGCTCCAGCTACGGTAGCAGGTCCCCAAGCAGGGATGATTCCAGGAAAAGACCAAGAACTCCACCCGGTGGAAGACCTTTGTCTCCTCGAGAAGGTGAAGGCAGTCCTATTAATTCATTGCGATCGGAAGAAGGAGACTACGATAGAAGTGGAAAACAAATACCGCGCGTTGATTTCTACCACCAAAGCTACAGACACAAAACTTCAATTCGCAGTCCATCTCAAGAAGGAGACAACACCTTTGTGGAACAGCAACATTCAAGTCTCGTTACAGTTCCCATAGTAGACAATGCTATGAAGGCTATCGAGTCGCCCGTGCGTAATGTTGAGGATAAATCTATGGACGGCGAACAGTTTGAACCGATACTTTCCGATGAAGATATTTGCGATGACTTGGAGGGTTCGTCTTACATGGACGCAGAATACGACGTTAATGAATATGATGGAGTTGATGACGTAATCAAATATTACAATCCCTTCAAGGAAGAATGGAAGAAATACCAAGCTGTCAACAAGATATATACCCTCCCCGACAAGGGGGCAGTAGGGGGTGCCAAAAACGTGCTGACTGCCACTTTTGATGAACTCTGTGACGTTTGTGCTGATCTGTTCAAAATGTCTGAAATTACAAAATCCACTCAAAAGAGGGATCAAAGGTTCTTTTCGAGTACTTTTCCCGATATTGATAATGCATGTAAAGAGGAATGGGTTCATTTATGTGAACAATTATTCGTTTCCCTCACAAATCTTTGTAAAGATACCGATGTCATTTTACGAATCTTTCGTGCCTACAGTAGATCAGACGAACCTGACGAGTTTtctaatatctataatatgtTGGTTACATTTTGCAAGATTGGATTAAATTTTGAACTGGCTTTGTCTCATCAGCAGCCGACATATAAAATTCGGCACATGAAATGTGGAATACGCCTCGCCGAAGCCCTAATGTCGCATAGACACAACGGACAGGTCATGAAATTGCTGTTGAGTACCGGTATCGACATTCCAATGTTGCTTTTAGAGATATATTCTAAAGAATATATGGCCTTGAGCATTCGTTTGATGatattaaaagctttaaacGCTTGTTTGTCATCTAAAGCTTCTGTGGACCACTTTATGCAGGAAGCAGTTTTtccaaagtttaataaaaatgagaGTGATATCAATAGAAAACCCACGAATGGTTATCGAGTTCTAATTGCCATGATGGAAAACAATCCCCTTGCGAGGTTAAAATTCTCTATAAGTGCTTTGATCAAAAAACTCAATGTGTATGAGTTACTAGGGAAACTAAACGATTTAGTCTTGAAACTCAACTCAAAAAATGAAGGAATTCAAACCGAGTGTGATCTATCCGAAGCCGATACTGAATTCATTGTTCATTCGCTCGAAGAGATATTGTTTACGTTTCGGACGGAGTGCTTTCACCTGTCGCAACCCAAGAGATTTCTGCCGGCGTCGGCTCActtcgaaataaataaagaatgttcCAATGGAACACTTTTGGAATTCTTCAGTATTCATCGTTTTTTGGAGACTTGTTTGTTCTTATTGACTTGTCCGTCTACTTGTAACAATTTAGTTGTGACTTGCCGCATTCACGACTTAATTTACGAGATGATCAATTCGCACGAGGGTTTGatgtatttgtataagaaCATGGCTTCGAgtgagatattttttaagatgcTGACACATCCATACAGTCAACAGGGCAATGAAGAGACTTCGTATCCACTAGACGCTAACCTGAGTAATTACAGCGAACTACAAGTAATTGGCTTAGAACTGGCGTACCGATTGAAAGCTCTCTATTACCTCGAGGCGATATCCGATATTCAGGCTGGAAAAGGGGACGACAACGAAATAATAGATCGCCTCCAGTACTTGTATTGCCTCAGCTTCGGCAGTGTCGGGAAGACCGCCGTTCCAGATGTGATCGTGATGGCGGATAACGCCGACTGTCTCATGTCCgtgtttgaatataatttgaaaagtAAAAGTAAGATTGAATCTCCATCGAAACAGAAATCTCCCGCGAAAGGTTACGCCATCGAGCTTATCGTATCGGCCATCCGCTACTCGGCGAACGTACAGTTCTTGAAAAAGTACGGACAACGACTCATAAACGTGTGCAGAGACCACGATAGATTCGAACCGAGCGTGTCCAGCGTCCTGCAAGAGGCTTTACCTTACTTGAAACCCATAGAAAAGCCGGCCGTCTTGGCCGGGGAAGACTTGGCGGAGTGTGTGGACATATTAAAGAATAGTCTCGAACATTCGCCGGACCTACCCGGAGAGCTAATGACTTGCCTAAGAATATTGAGGCATTTCTGTGTCTCTGACTATGACACGAAAGCAAACATTGTTTGCGAGTCTCCGACAGATGAATATgtcgaattaaaatataagtacaaCGTTCTGCAATTATTTTCTCTGGACGGTGTAGCATATTTGGCAGGCATTCTAGATAAGCTGGCGACACATTTCGAACAGCCGAGCATGCACACTTCGTTCTTCGCTTCGGTGAAAGGCTTACAACTAGCTCAAATCCTTGTACCGTGCTTGCGCTTATTGGACGAGATGTTGGCGCGAGTTGTGCGATGCAGAGGGCCGAGATGCAGGGATATTACTGCCGCGCCGATATTGCTCAAAACCTATGGGCTTGCGAAATCGTATCCCCTCGGATGCATTGGCCATCGCACCGCGACTAAAGCTGCCGAGGCTTCTGTTCGAGCGTTGCTCGCGTACGCGCAACCGATAGCAGACGACGCTAAAGACGGGGACTCAATCCGGCGCGGACCTTGGACGTCCCTGTGTTCAGAAGTAATATCCTACACGATGACAGCGCCGTACACATTTGTTCCCGGTTTGCTCATCTTTTCGGAGCTATTGCCTCTCCCTTTACCGATACAAACTAAAGTACCGCCTTCGGATAGGGAACTCGCAGACGCATCCAATGAAAGGCGTTTATGGTCCGCCCATTTGCACGCATTGACTAATGATTTAACCGATATGattcaaattatttgtatgtcaACATATCGACCAGTCGTGCACATGTTGCGCCGAGTATGCATACAAATAGCGGACCTAGCGCCGAACACTGCCGCTACAGTCGCGAAGGCGGCCGTCGGCGCAGTCCTACGAGAGATTAAAGAGGGCGACCCCGCCTCGGCCGATATGGCTCGAGTCCTAGGATTTTTAGCGTGTCTCGTATCGCACGCTCCGGTTAAATGCGCGGTTATTTACGGAATGAGCAACGGTCCGAAAGCTAATGAACTTCAGACCGCTCTTTGCGGGTTGCTAAGTTCATCTCACGCGTCGAACGACCACGCAGCGGCTCAAGAGTACGCCGCTCACACGCTCGCAGCCCTCTGTGATGCCGAAGTGACATTGACGCCTTTGACTGCAGCGAGCGACACCGTATTAGCCAACTCGTTACCTAACAAAGAGGCGTTGAATGCGTTCCTGGACGCTACGGCCGAATGTCTCGGCTCGGTCACCAAGAGCACTTCCGTCGCGTCCTCGATACTGCGTTCTTACTATGTACTCACCGAACACGATTATGGGTTTCAACATTTTAGAAAGTATGTGGCAAAACGCCGCGATTGTTCGAACAAGTTCTTCAAGTGGGTCGTGGAGGGCGTCGGCGAGGATAAGGCGGAGTGTCTGAATCTGTACATGGATTTGATTAAGGTGTTGAGGAGTGAAGAAGGAGTGGGTCCTCTCGGCAGGAAGGGAGTTCTGACCCCGACTGACGTCGCGGACATGGTCGGCTATACGGCGGGGGCGGAGGATCACCCGATCACATCACTTGAGAAAATACTAAAA gAAAGAAATGCGGACGAAGAAGCTATATCCAACGCGAACTTTCTGTACGCAACGTTGCAAAAGCTCCCCGAAGCGGAAGTCGCCATCCCGTCGAGCGACCCTCCGGAGCATCTGACGGCCCCGGAGCCTCTGGTGACCCAGTTCGGATCCCGACAGGTGTACACCCTCGACTGCGGCGACGAGCGTCTCACTGGCGGCTATTGGCTAAACGTACCGGTCGCCGGGGACGACGACGTCAACGACACGGAACTG GTGCCGTGTGACGTGTTGGAGATGGCGAACAGCTACCTATCGACGGGCGGCGGTGAGGCGTTGGCGGCCGCCGTGCGTCGTCTGGCCGGATGCCTCGACGCTAGGCCCGACCCTCTGCAGCTTCCCGCCGACGACAAGAGACCGGCCG TGGCTCTGAGTCGCGTGCGAGGCGAAGGCGGCGCCGACGCCTTCCGCTCTCGTCCGCCCAACACCTCCCGGCCGCCCTCGCTCCACGTCGACGACTTCACCGCCCTGCATCAGCCGTATGCGCCCAACACCAG GGGCGTCCGTCGCGGCGCAGCTCCGGACAGAGGCAGATTCGCCAGCTCGGCTCCGCACCAGCACTATCGACAGCT ACGCGGTCGCGGCGCTTGGGAAATGGGCGCTCAGCACTTCGGCCACTTCCCGCCTGCGCAGTATATGATGG GTGGCGCGGGCTGGGGCGGCGGAAGGATGCAGCGAGGACCCAGACACCGTTCTTTCATGCGCTAA